One part of the Candidatus Eisenbacteria bacterium genome encodes these proteins:
- a CDS encoding 50S ribosomal protein L10: MPTPRKVESVATLKKKLENAQAVVLADFTGLNVDGVSRLRREFRKSGSEFFVIKNTLGRIAARDMNMEGLGRFLDRGPTGWALAIADPVSPAKILMDFARANNNIPVLKGGFVGGSVLTAEEIRRFADLPPKPVLIAQIMGLVNAPAQGIAGTLRAVMTSLAVAADEIRKKKEGGGS, encoded by the coding sequence ATGCCGACACCAAGGAAAGTTGAATCGGTCGCGACCCTCAAGAAGAAGCTGGAGAACGCGCAGGCGGTTGTCCTCGCCGATTTCACCGGCCTGAACGTCGACGGCGTCAGCCGTCTTCGCCGCGAGTTCCGCAAAAGCGGCTCCGAGTTCTTCGTCATCAAGAACACGCTGGGCCGCATCGCCGCGCGCGACATGAACATGGAGGGGCTCGGACGTTTCCTGGATCGCGGGCCGACCGGTTGGGCGCTGGCGATCGCCGATCCGGTCTCACCGGCGAAGATCCTCATGGACTTCGCGAGGGCGAACAACAACATCCCCGTGCTGAAGGGCGGGTTCGTCGGCGGATCCGTGCTGACCGCGGAGGAGATCCGGAGGTTCGCCGATCTGCCGCCGAAGCCGGTGCTTATCGCGCAGATCATGGGACTCGTGAACGCGCCCGCGCAAGGGATCGCGGGAACGCTCCGAGCGGTGATGACATCGCTCGCGGTCGCAGCCGATGAAATCCGAAAGAAGAAGGAGGGCGGCGGGTCGTAG
- a CDS encoding 50S ribosomal protein L1: protein MKVGKRYRAASEKVDRMTRYPLDSAIDLVKGGASAKFDETVELAANLGVDPRHSEQQIRGTIVLPHGTGKSVRVLVVAKGEKEKEAADAGADFVGSAEYVEKIQGGWTEFDAMIATPDMMKEVGKLGKILGPRGLMPNPKSGTVTFDVGRAVREVKAGRIQYRTDKTGNIHVPVGKVSFGKDQLAENIRTVITEIQRSKPASAKGTYWKSLTISSTMGPGVRVDVQAELLRG, encoded by the coding sequence ATGAAGGTTGGGAAGCGTTATCGGGCCGCAAGCGAGAAGGTGGACCGGATGACCCGGTATCCGCTGGATTCCGCGATCGACCTTGTGAAGGGCGGGGCGAGCGCGAAGTTCGACGAGACGGTCGAGCTCGCGGCGAATCTCGGCGTCGATCCCCGCCACTCCGAGCAGCAGATCCGCGGGACGATCGTCCTTCCGCACGGAACGGGAAAGAGCGTTCGCGTGCTCGTCGTCGCGAAGGGCGAGAAGGAAAAGGAAGCCGCGGATGCGGGAGCCGATTTCGTCGGTTCCGCCGAATACGTGGAGAAGATCCAAGGCGGATGGACCGAGTTCGACGCGATGATCGCGACGCCCGACATGATGAAGGAAGTGGGGAAGCTCGGGAAGATTCTCGGGCCGCGCGGCCTGATGCCCAACCCCAAGAGCGGAACCGTCACGTTCGACGTCGGGCGCGCGGTGCGCGAAGTGAAGGCGGGGCGCATCCAGTACCGCACCGACAAGACGGGGAACATCCACGTGCCGGTCGGGAAGGTCTCGTTCGGCAAGGACCAACTCGCGGAGAACATCCGGACCGTGATCACGGAAATCCAGCGATCCAAGCCGGCCTCCGCGAAGGGGACGTATTGGAAGAGCCTCACGATTTCGTCCACGATGGGGCCGGGCGTGCGCGTCGACGTCCAGGCCGAGCTCCTGCGCGGATGA
- the rplL gene encoding 50S ribosomal protein L7/L12, giving the protein MTNENTATKSAVEVSPKIAEVVSAIEKLTVLEAAELVKALEDRFGVSAAPQAMAMPMGGMMPAGGEAAAAEEQTEFTVLLTSAGDKKIQVLKVVRAITGLGLKEAKDLVDNTPKPIKEGVNKEEAADIKAKIEEAGGQVEVK; this is encoded by the coding sequence ATGACGAACGAGAATACGGCCACCAAATCGGCCGTCGAGGTCTCGCCCAAGATCGCGGAAGTGGTTTCGGCGATCGAGAAGCTCACCGTCCTGGAGGCGGCCGAGCTCGTGAAGGCTCTCGAGGATCGGTTCGGCGTGTCGGCGGCGCCCCAGGCGATGGCGATGCCGATGGGCGGGATGATGCCCGCGGGCGGCGAGGCCGCCGCGGCCGAGGAGCAGACGGAGTTCACCGTCCTCCTCACGTCGGCGGGGGACAAGAAGATTCAGGTCCTCAAGGTCGTGCGTGCGATCACCGGCCTCGGTCTAAAGGAAGCGAAGGATCTCGTCGACAACACCCCGAAGCCGATCAAGGAGGGGGTGAACAAGGAAGAGGCCGCGGACATCAAGGCCAAGATCGAGGAAGCGGGCGGCCAGGTCGAGGTGAAGTAA